A genomic window from Streptomyces sp. MST-110588 includes:
- a CDS encoding 3-hydroxyacyl-CoA dehydrogenase, giving the protein MTVIAPSSTVAVVGTGTMGQGIAQVALVAGHRVTLYDAAPGRAEQAATAIAARLGRLVDKGRLAAADRDAARARLTPATGLADLAGAALVIEAIVEELTAKQELFHALEDVVGEDCLLATNTSSLSVTAVAGALRHPGRFVGLHFFNPAPLLPLVEVVSGFATDPAAATTAYETAAAWGKTPVRSADTPGFIVNRIARPFYAEALRLYEERAADPATIDAVLRESAGFRMGPFELTDLIGQDVNEAVTRSVWEGFFRDPKFTPSLAQRHLVAAGLLGRKSGRGWYDYAEGAAEQLPHTAERCPAPESVAVHAKLAGPSAVLRELIDEAGIKVTRDRTPAEHEGFIRLPGGARLALTDGYPATGDTSGPAIRFDLALDYRAATRIALAPGAEASPGDVREAVGLFQALGKEVSVIDDVPGMIVARTVAMIVDFAVDAEARGIASRADIDTAMRLGVNYPGGPFEWAENVGRYWVWDLLDTMHHQYANGRYGPSWALRRSLKLNH; this is encoded by the coding sequence ATGACAGTCATCGCGCCGAGCAGCACCGTCGCCGTGGTCGGCACCGGCACCATGGGCCAGGGCATCGCCCAGGTCGCCCTGGTCGCGGGCCACCGCGTCACGCTCTACGACGCCGCCCCGGGCCGGGCGGAGCAGGCCGCGACCGCGATCGCCGCGCGCCTGGGCCGACTGGTCGACAAGGGCCGGCTCGCCGCCGCGGACCGTGACGCTGCCCGGGCCCGCCTGACCCCCGCCACCGGCCTCGCGGACCTGGCCGGCGCGGCGCTCGTCATCGAGGCGATCGTGGAGGAACTGACCGCCAAGCAGGAACTGTTCCATGCCCTGGAGGACGTCGTCGGTGAAGACTGTCTGCTGGCCACCAACACCTCCTCCCTGTCGGTGACCGCCGTCGCCGGTGCCCTGCGCCACCCGGGCCGCTTCGTGGGCCTGCACTTCTTCAACCCCGCGCCGCTGCTCCCCCTCGTCGAGGTCGTCAGCGGTTTCGCGACGGACCCGGCGGCGGCCACCACCGCGTACGAGACAGCCGCGGCCTGGGGGAAGACGCCCGTACGGAGCGCCGACACTCCGGGCTTCATCGTCAACCGCATCGCCCGCCCCTTCTACGCCGAGGCCCTGCGCCTGTACGAGGAGCGGGCCGCCGACCCCGCCACCATCGACGCGGTGCTGCGCGAGTCCGCCGGCTTCCGTATGGGTCCGTTCGAGTTGACGGACCTCATCGGCCAGGATGTGAACGAGGCCGTCACGCGCTCGGTGTGGGAGGGGTTCTTCCGGGATCCGAAGTTCACGCCGTCGCTCGCACAGCGGCACCTCGTGGCGGCCGGGCTGCTGGGCCGCAAGTCGGGGCGGGGCTGGTACGACTATGCGGAGGGTGCGGCCGAACAGCTCCCGCACACGGCGGAGCGCTGCCCGGCGCCGGAGTCGGTGGCGGTGCACGCGAAGCTCGCCGGGCCTTCCGCGGTTCTGCGGGAGCTGATCGACGAGGCCGGCATCAAGGTCACCCGGGATCGCACGCCGGCTGAGCATGAGGGCTTCATCCGGCTGCCGGGCGGTGCGCGCCTGGCCCTGACCGACGGCTATCCCGCCACGGGCGACACGTCCGGACCGGCCATCCGCTTCGACCTGGCGCTGGACTACCGGGCCGCGACCCGCATCGCCCTGGCGCCCGGTGCGGAGGCGTCGCCCGGGGACGTGAGGGAGGCGGTGGGCCTCTTCCAGGCGCTCGGCAAGGAAGTCAGCGTCATCGACGACGTACCGGGCATGATCGTCGCCCGTACGGTCGCGATGATCGTGGATTTCGCCGTGGACGCCGAGGCCCGGGGCATCGCGAGCCGCGCGGACATCGACACGGCCATGCGCCTGGGCGTGAACTACCCCGGCGGCCCCTTCGAGTGGGCCGAGAACGTGGGCCGCTACTGGGTGTGGGACCTGCTGGACACCATGCACCACCAGTACGCGAACGGGCGCTACGGACCGTCCTGGGCCCTGCGGCGCAGTTTGAAGCTGAACCACTAG
- a CDS encoding TetR/AcrR family transcriptional regulator: MTMAKRDTYTPDSLLAVAVEVFNERGYDGTSMEHLSKAAGISKSSIYHHVRSKEELLHRAISRALDGLFGVLQEPGAQEGRAIDRLEYVARREAEVLMDELPYVTLLLRVRGNTDTERWAMERRREFDHQVAELLKQAAADGDLRPDVDVRLATRLLFGMINSIAEWYRPGRGGAASREEVAEAVVRTAFAGLRN, translated from the coding sequence ATGACCATGGCCAAGCGCGACACCTATACGCCCGATTCGCTGCTCGCGGTCGCCGTCGAGGTGTTCAACGAGCGCGGTTACGACGGCACGTCCATGGAGCACCTCTCCAAGGCGGCCGGTATTTCGAAGTCCTCCATCTACCACCACGTGCGCAGTAAGGAAGAGCTGCTGCACCGTGCCATAAGCCGGGCACTGGACGGACTCTTCGGGGTCCTCCAGGAGCCCGGCGCGCAAGAGGGGCGGGCGATCGACCGGCTGGAGTATGTGGCCAGGCGCGAGGCCGAGGTGCTCATGGACGAACTTCCCTATGTGACCCTGCTGTTGCGCGTACGGGGCAACACGGACACCGAGCGCTGGGCCATGGAGCGCCGGCGGGAGTTCGACCACCAGGTGGCCGAGCTGCTCAAGCAGGCCGCCGCCGACGGTGACCTGCGGCCGGATGTGGACGTACGGCTGGCGACCCGGCTGCTCTTCGGCATGATCAATTCGATCGCGGAGTGGTACCGGCCGGGGCGCGGTGGCGCGGCGAGCCGGGAGGAGGTCGCCGAGGCCGTGGTCCGTACGGCCTTCGCGGGTCTGCGCAACTGA
- a CDS encoding Lrp/AsnC family transcriptional regulator has product MADEQMASSGGRPPVRPLDTIDRAILAMLRTDGRASIRSVAERVHVSRANAYARINRLIDDGVIRGFTARIDQERAGQSASAYITLKIVQNTWRTVRDQLKALPGAAHIALVSGDFDVLLLVHTKDTRELRELVLTRIQSIPEVLSTRTLLVFEESDIGSEVQ; this is encoded by the coding sequence ATGGCGGACGAACAGATGGCCAGCTCCGGGGGGCGCCCGCCGGTACGCCCGCTGGACACCATCGACCGGGCGATTCTGGCCATGCTGCGGACCGACGGCCGGGCGTCGATACGCTCCGTCGCCGAGCGGGTACACGTCTCGCGCGCCAACGCCTACGCCCGCATCAACCGGCTGATCGACGACGGCGTGATCCGTGGGTTCACCGCGCGGATCGACCAGGAACGGGCCGGGCAGAGCGCGTCCGCCTACATCACGCTCAAGATCGTGCAGAACACCTGGCGTACGGTGCGCGACCAGCTCAAGGCCCTCCCCGGAGCCGCGCACATCGCCCTGGTCAGCGGTGACTTCGACGTCCTGCTGCTGGTCCACACCAAAGACACCCGCGAACTGCGGGAGCTGGTCCTCACCCGTATCCAGTCGATCCCGGAAGTGCTCAGCACCCGCACGTTACTGGTCTTCGAGGAGTCCGACATCGGCTCCGAGGTGCAGTGA
- the pdhA gene encoding pyruvate dehydrogenase (acetyl-transferring) E1 component subunit alpha, with product MTVLEQSGSSRDFGHRNTEQWPAPPPAWRPRVDPAPLLPGAEPRRVLGTDAAGRLDAAFLTDLYERLVRGRRYNTQATALTRQGRLAVYPSSTGQEACQIAAALALKEQDWLFPSYRDTLAAVARGLDPVQALTLLRGDWHTGYDPHEHRIAPLCTPLATQLPHAVGLAHAARLKGDDVVALALVGDGGTSEGDFHEALNFAAVWQAPVVFLVQNNGFAISVPLEKQSAAPSLAHKAVGYGMPGHLVDGNDAPAVHEVLTEAVERARRGGGPTLVEAITYRIEAHTNADDATRYRTDSAVQEWRAHDPISLVERELEARGLLTQKFTGAVREGAEEMAADLRARMNQDPVLDPMDLFTHVYAEQTSQLREQAARLRAELEAETNAAPHGEPNAEGTAQEDRP from the coding sequence ATGACGGTCCTTGAACAGTCCGGCAGCAGCAGGGACTTCGGCCACAGGAACACGGAGCAATGGCCCGCCCCGCCGCCCGCCTGGCGGCCTCGTGTCGACCCCGCCCCCCTCCTCCCCGGCGCGGAGCCCCGGCGCGTGCTGGGGACGGACGCCGCGGGGCGCCTGGACGCCGCATTCCTGACCGATCTGTACGAGCGGCTGGTGCGCGGGCGCCGTTACAACACGCAGGCCACGGCGCTGACCCGGCAGGGACGGCTCGCCGTCTACCCGTCCTCCACCGGCCAGGAGGCGTGCCAGATCGCCGCCGCGCTGGCCCTGAAGGAGCAGGACTGGCTCTTCCCCAGTTACCGCGACACGCTGGCCGCCGTCGCCCGCGGGCTGGACCCCGTACAGGCCCTGACGCTGCTGCGGGGCGACTGGCACACGGGGTACGACCCGCACGAGCACCGCATCGCACCGCTGTGCACGCCCCTGGCCACCCAGCTCCCGCACGCGGTGGGACTGGCGCACGCCGCGCGCCTGAAGGGCGATGACGTCGTGGCGCTCGCGCTGGTCGGTGACGGCGGCACCAGCGAGGGCGACTTCCACGAGGCGCTGAACTTCGCCGCCGTATGGCAGGCGCCGGTGGTCTTCCTCGTCCAGAACAACGGCTTTGCGATCTCCGTGCCGCTGGAGAAGCAGAGCGCGGCGCCGTCCCTGGCCCACAAGGCGGTCGGGTACGGCATGCCGGGCCACCTGGTGGACGGCAACGACGCGCCCGCGGTGCACGAGGTGCTCACCGAAGCCGTCGAGCGGGCGCGCCGGGGCGGGGGCCCGACGCTCGTGGAGGCCATCACCTACCGCATCGAGGCGCACACCAACGCCGACGACGCCACCCGCTACCGCACGGACAGCGCGGTCCAGGAGTGGCGGGCGCACGACCCGATATCCCTGGTCGAGCGCGAGTTGGAGGCGCGCGGGCTGTTGACGCAGAAGTTCACCGGGGCCGTCCGCGAGGGCGCCGAGGAGATGGCGGCGGACCTGCGGGCCCGTATGAACCAGGACCCGGTCCTGGACCCGATGGACCTCTTCACACATGTGTACGCCGAGCAGACCAGTCAGCTACGGGAACAGGCGGCGCGGTTGCGGGCGGAACTGGAAGCCGAGACGAACGCCGCACCGCACGGCGAACCGAACGCCGAGGGGACAGCACAGGAGGACCGGCCATGA
- a CDS encoding alpha-ketoacid dehydrogenase subunit beta, protein MTPTVVETGRKPASMAQALNRALRDAMAEDPSVHVMGEDVGALGGVFRITDGLTEEFGEDRCRDTPLAEAGILGTAVGMAMYGLRPVVEMQFDAFAYPAFEQLISHVARMRNRTRGAMPLPLTIRVPYGGGIGGVEHHSDSSEAYYLATPGLHVLTPATVADAYGMLRAAIASDDPVVFLEPKRLYWAKDDWSPENPTPVAPIGRAEIRRPGRSATLITYGPSVPVCLEAAEAATAEGWDLEVLDLRSLMPFDDETVCAAVRRTGRAVVVHEANGFGGPGGEIAARITERCFHHLEAPVLRVAGLDIPYPPPMLERHHLPGVDRILDTVARLQWEAGWTEGSGD, encoded by the coding sequence ATGACGCCGACCGTGGTGGAGACCGGACGCAAGCCCGCCAGCATGGCCCAGGCCCTGAACAGGGCACTGCGCGATGCCATGGCCGAGGATCCGTCCGTCCATGTGATGGGCGAGGACGTGGGCGCGCTGGGCGGCGTGTTCCGGATCACCGACGGGCTCACCGAGGAGTTCGGCGAGGACCGCTGCCGCGACACCCCGCTCGCCGAGGCCGGCATCCTCGGTACGGCCGTCGGCATGGCCATGTACGGGCTGCGGCCCGTCGTGGAGATGCAGTTCGACGCCTTCGCCTACCCGGCCTTCGAGCAGTTGATCAGCCACGTCGCGCGGATGCGCAACCGCACCCGGGGCGCGATGCCGCTGCCGCTGACCATCCGCGTGCCCTACGGCGGCGGGATCGGCGGCGTGGAGCACCACAGCGACTCCTCCGAGGCGTACTACCTGGCGACCCCGGGTCTCCACGTCCTGACCCCGGCCACGGTCGCCGACGCGTACGGGATGCTGCGCGCGGCGATCGCCTCCGACGACCCGGTGGTCTTCCTCGAACCCAAGCGCCTGTACTGGGCGAAGGACGACTGGTCTCCTGAGAACCCCACGCCGGTCGCCCCCATAGGGCGCGCCGAGATCCGGCGCCCCGGCCGCAGCGCCACGCTCATCACGTACGGGCCCTCGGTCCCGGTGTGCCTGGAGGCCGCCGAGGCCGCCACGGCGGAAGGCTGGGACCTGGAAGTCCTGGACCTGCGTTCGCTGATGCCCTTCGACGACGAGACGGTGTGCGCGGCCGTACGGCGCACCGGACGGGCGGTGGTGGTGCACGAGGCGAACGGCTTCGGCGGCCCCGGCGGCGAGATCGCCGCCCGGATCACGGAGCGCTGCTTCCACCACCTGGAGGCGCCCGTACTGAGGGTGGCGGGTCTGGACATCCCGTATCCGCCGCCGATGCTGGAGCGGCACCACCTGCCGGGTGTGGACCGCATCCTGGACACCGTCGCCCGGCTCCAGTGGGAGGCGGGCTGGACCGAGGGGAGCGGGGACTGA
- a CDS encoding dihydrolipoamide acetyltransferase family protein, whose product MAEVREFALPDLGEGLTEATIVRWLVEVGEVVDVDQTVVEVETAKALVDVPCPYGGVVTARMGEEGAELPVGAPLLTVAIGSEAAREAAAGAGGGTSPGAPVGASVDASAGMSAGDVPGTSGTGSAAPGKARKPVAGGSGDAGGDRDAGGDPDGGSGNVLVGYGTRAPAARRRRIRPQAGGAAAGSVTEKAGGSRRRNGPDRTSGERTSGERTEVPAPAGAVPVISPLVRRLAREHGLDLREVTGSGADGLILRTDVERAVRMKERQQQEARAGAASGAGERIPLRGMRGAAAEKFRRSRQEIPDATCWVDADATELLAARSAMNVPGAPKVSVLALMGRIVTAALARFPALNSTVDTERNEIVRLPAVHLGFAAQTERGLVVPVVRDAHARTAEELSAEMARLTESARAGTLTLADLTHGTFTVNNYGVFGVDGSTPIINHPEAAMLGVGRITPKPWVHEGELAVRQVVQLSLTFDHRVCDGGTAGGFLRFVADCVERPARLLRTL is encoded by the coding sequence ATGGCCGAAGTGCGGGAATTCGCCCTTCCCGACCTGGGCGAAGGGCTCACCGAGGCGACGATCGTCCGGTGGCTGGTCGAGGTCGGCGAGGTCGTGGACGTCGACCAGACCGTGGTCGAGGTCGAGACGGCCAAGGCGCTGGTGGACGTGCCGTGCCCGTACGGGGGCGTGGTCACCGCCCGGATGGGCGAGGAGGGCGCCGAACTGCCGGTTGGTGCACCGCTGTTGACGGTCGCGATCGGGTCGGAAGCGGCGCGGGAAGCGGCAGCGGGAGCCGGGGGCGGCACGTCGCCCGGGGCACCGGTGGGCGCGTCGGTGGATGCGTCGGCGGGCATGTCGGCGGGGGATGTGCCCGGGACATCCGGTACGGGTTCCGCGGCTCCCGGTAAGGCCCGTAAACCCGTCGCCGGTGGCAGCGGGGATGCCGGGGGCGACCGGGATGCCGGGGGCGATCCGGACGGCGGGTCGGGCAATGTGCTCGTCGGGTACGGGACCCGGGCCCCGGCCGCGCGTCGCCGGCGGATCCGTCCCCAGGCGGGCGGCGCGGCTGCGGGAAGCGTGACCGAGAAAGCGGGCGGGTCCCGGCGCCGGAACGGACCCGACCGGACAAGTGGTGAGCGGACCAGTGGTGAGCGGACCGAGGTGCCGGCTCCTGCGGGGGCGGTGCCGGTCATATCCCCCCTCGTACGGCGGCTGGCGCGCGAACACGGCCTGGACCTGCGGGAGGTGACCGGCTCGGGAGCCGATGGGCTGATCCTGCGTACGGACGTCGAGCGGGCGGTCCGTATGAAGGAACGCCAGCAGCAGGAGGCGCGGGCCGGGGCGGCCTCCGGGGCGGGCGAGCGGATACCGCTGCGGGGCATGCGCGGTGCCGCGGCGGAGAAGTTCCGCCGCAGCCGTCAGGAGATCCCCGACGCGACCTGCTGGGTCGACGCCGACGCGACCGAACTGCTCGCCGCCCGATCGGCGATGAACGTTCCCGGTGCGCCCAAGGTGTCCGTTCTGGCGCTCATGGGACGCATCGTGACGGCCGCGCTCGCACGGTTCCCCGCGCTCAACTCCACCGTCGACACCGAGCGCAACGAGATCGTACGGCTGCCCGCCGTGCACCTGGGATTCGCGGCGCAGACCGAGCGCGGACTGGTGGTGCCGGTGGTCAGGGACGCCCATGCCCGTACGGCCGAGGAGCTGTCCGCCGAGATGGCCCGGCTCACCGAGTCGGCCCGGGCCGGCACGCTCACCCTCGCCGACCTCACGCACGGCACGTTCACCGTCAACAACTATGGGGTCTTCGGCGTGGACGGTTCCACGCCGATCATCAACCACCCCGAAGCGGCGATGCTCGGTGTGGGGCGAATAACACCCAAGCCATGGGTCCATGAGGGCGAGTTGGCGGTCCGGCAGGTCGTACAGCTCTCGCTCACCTTCGACCACCGGGTGTGCGACGGCGGTACGGCGGGCGGGTTCCTGCGGTTCGTCGCGGACTGTGTGGAGCGGCCCGCCCGGCTGCTGCGGACGCTGTGA
- a CDS encoding DUF6457 domain-containing protein, which produces MLAGGAARRLGGADKPALSVGGRSLLDRVLGACPDAAATVVVGPRRPTGRAVLWTVEDPPGGGPLAGLEAGLRHTTAPAVLVLSADLPFLTAATVRALLEATAGAEITEGGEATEGGEAVAGGEPEADDAGGGRGGRPVDGAVLRDAQGRDQPLVAVYRAAALRRELAGLRAERGALGGLPLRALLGRLALRRVQDRTAAASFDCDTWEDLSAARARIREHGSVLDEWITAAKAELGIELDVDTAALLDLARDAAHGVARPAAPLTTFLVGYAAAQQGRDVAELAGRVAELANRWSAETAGTTGSGAAGGTGRKRSVRNERRGVRRRPGAGQQPQRAGASRAWARRHRFRGRVRGRVRARAHVRFRPCLRV; this is translated from the coding sequence GTGCTGGCCGGGGGCGCGGCCAGGCGGCTCGGCGGGGCGGACAAGCCCGCCCTGTCGGTCGGGGGACGTTCGCTCCTGGACCGGGTGCTGGGCGCCTGTCCCGACGCGGCGGCCACCGTCGTGGTGGGGCCCCGGCGTCCCACCGGCCGCGCGGTCCTATGGACCGTCGAGGACCCGCCGGGCGGGGGCCCGCTCGCCGGGCTGGAGGCGGGCCTTCGGCACACCACCGCTCCGGCCGTGCTCGTCCTGTCCGCCGACCTTCCCTTCCTCACCGCCGCGACCGTACGGGCCCTGCTGGAGGCCACGGCGGGAGCGGAGATCACGGAGGGCGGGGAGGCCACGGAGGGCGGGGAGGCCGTGGCGGGAGGGGAGCCGGAGGCGGACGACGCAGGCGGGGGCCGCGGGGGACGACCGGTCGACGGTGCGGTGCTGCGGGACGCCCAGGGGCGTGATCAGCCGCTGGTGGCCGTGTACCGGGCAGCCGCTCTGCGCCGCGAGTTGGCGGGGCTGCGCGCCGAACGCGGCGCCCTCGGCGGGCTGCCGTTGCGGGCGCTGCTGGGCCGACTGGCGCTCCGGAGGGTCCAGGACCGTACGGCCGCGGCGTCCTTCGACTGCGACACCTGGGAGGACCTCAGCGCGGCGCGCGCCCGTATCAGGGAGCATGGGAGCGTGTTGGACGAATGGATCACAGCAGCCAAAGCCGAACTGGGCATCGAACTCGATGTCGACACGGCGGCACTCCTCGATCTCGCGCGGGACGCGGCACACGGCGTGGCCCGCCCGGCCGCGCCGCTGACGACCTTCCTGGTCGGTTACGCCGCCGCCCAGCAGGGGCGGGACGTGGCGGAGCTGGCCGGCAGGGTGGCGGAGCTGGCCAACCGCTGGTCCGCGGAGACAGCCGGAACCACCGGTAGCGGGGCGGCCGGGGGAACGGGCCGGAAGCGAAGCGTACGGAATGAGCGACGCGGAGTTCGACGACGCCCTGGCGCTGGCCAACAGCCACAGCGAGCCGGCGCGTCCCGGGCCTGGGCCCGCCGGCACCGGTTCCGGGGCCGCGTCCGGGGCCGCGTCCGGGCCCGGGCCCATGTCCGGTTCCGGCCCTGCCTCCGAGTCTGA
- a CDS encoding molybdopterin molybdotransferase MoeA has protein sequence MPSGQTPPSPQTPAPAAHTPAAHTPAAHTAAAHAPTAPTHWQTARTVAGQVARGPLEVVTSPLVEALGRTLAVPLTALTDLPSFDTSAMDGWAVSGPGPWRITTHMTADGEAEHDAEPGNEQPANEQNGQPGDGQADDERHDDERYDEDLRQLGILAGHAQKGALRDGHAVPIATGARIPLGATAVLRSEYGEVRDLGPAGSRLYAPAPAPPGQDIRPRGQECRRGDQLLPAGALVTPAVVGLAAAAGYDLLDTYRRPRVEVLVLGDELLHEGLPYDGRIRDALGPMLGPWLLTLGAETAPPRHLGDDAEVLCHALTDSTADLVITTGGTASGPVDHVHSTLRRLEAEILVDGVAVRPGHPMLLARLAPRRHLVGLPGNPLAAVSGLLTLAEPLLHTLAARPRQEPCTAPLTDAVQGHPHDTRLVPVAYQEDGEEAVMAAPLHFSGPAMLRGIAGADALAVVPPGGAQRGEEVELLELPWSTSWPGFAPYGPYATPSASPAASASPASAPPAAGGAE, from the coding sequence ATTCCGTCCGGCCAGACCCCGCCCAGCCCCCAAACGCCCGCCCCAGCGGCCCATACCCCAGCGGCCCATACCCCAGCGGCTCATACCGCAGCGGCTCACGCCCCAACCGCGCCCACCCACTGGCAGACCGCCCGTACCGTCGCCGGGCAGGTGGCCCGCGGCCCCCTGGAGGTGGTCACCTCCCCGCTCGTCGAGGCTCTTGGCCGTACGCTCGCCGTACCGCTCACCGCCCTCACCGACCTGCCGTCCTTCGACACCTCCGCCATGGACGGCTGGGCGGTCTCCGGACCGGGCCCCTGGCGCATCACCACCCATATGACCGCCGATGGCGAGGCCGAACACGACGCCGAACCCGGCAACGAGCAACCCGCCAACGAGCAAAACGGCCAGCCCGGCGACGGCCAGGCCGACGACGAGCGACACGACGACGAGCGGTACGACGAAGACCTCCGCCAACTGGGCATCCTCGCCGGTCACGCCCAAAAGGGCGCGCTACGCGACGGTCACGCCGTCCCCATCGCCACCGGCGCCCGTATCCCCCTCGGCGCCACCGCCGTACTGCGCAGCGAGTACGGCGAGGTCCGCGACCTGGGCCCGGCCGGCTCCCGGCTGTACGCGCCGGCCCCCGCGCCCCCCGGCCAGGACATCCGCCCGCGCGGCCAGGAGTGCCGACGCGGCGACCAACTCCTGCCCGCCGGCGCCCTGGTGACCCCGGCCGTCGTGGGCCTGGCCGCCGCCGCCGGGTACGACCTCCTGGACACCTACCGCCGCCCGCGCGTGGAGGTGCTCGTCCTGGGTGACGAGTTGCTGCACGAGGGTCTGCCGTACGACGGGCGGATCCGTGACGCGCTCGGCCCGATGCTGGGCCCCTGGCTGCTCACCCTGGGCGCCGAGACCGCCCCTCCGCGCCATCTCGGCGACGACGCGGAGGTGCTGTGCCACGCCCTCACCGACTCCACCGCCGATCTGGTGATCACCACCGGCGGTACGGCCTCCGGGCCCGTCGACCACGTCCACTCCACGCTGCGCCGCCTGGAGGCGGAGATCCTGGTGGACGGTGTCGCGGTACGCCCCGGCCACCCCATGCTGCTCGCCCGCCTCGCCCCGCGCCGTCACCTCGTCGGCCTGCCCGGCAACCCGCTGGCCGCCGTCTCCGGCCTGCTGACCCTGGCCGAACCGCTGCTGCACACGCTCGCGGCCCGGCCGCGGCAGGAGCCGTGTACGGCGCCGCTCACCGACGCCGTACAAGGCCATCCCCACGACACCCGGCTGGTTCCGGTGGCCTATCAGGAGGACGGCGAGGAAGCCGTCATGGCGGCTCCGCTGCACTTCAGCGGGCCCGCCATGCTCCGTGGCATCGCCGGCGCGGACGCCCTGGCCGTCGTTCCGCCCGGCGGGGCGCAGCGCGGCGAGGAGGTCGAGCTGCTGGAACTCCCCTGGTCCACGAGCTGGCCCGGCTTCGCCCCGTACGGCCCGTACGCCACCCCGTCCGCCTCACCTGCCGCCTCCGCCTCCCCGGCCTCCGCCCCTCCCGCCGCCGGAGGCGCCGAGTGA
- a CDS encoding potassium channel family protein: MMLPTQDAAAREAPESRSHHVLLPRRAPAAPLRQVVRRILMALLVLAVTVLIVWIDRDEYHDNADGSVDFLDCVYYATVTLSTTGYGDIVPYGDNARLLNILLITPLRILFLIILVGTTLEVLTERTREQLRLNRWRNALRDHTVVIGFGTKGRSAVQTLRATGLTRERIVIVDPNPKVIESAVAEGLAGVVGDATRSDVLVRAEIQRAAQIVIATQRDDTAVLVTLTARQLNKKANIVAAVREEENAPLLRQSGADAVITSASAAGRLLGLSVHSPSAGTVIEDLIQQGSGLDLVERPVVKAEVGKSVRETDDLVVSVLRGHRLLGYDDPAASPLQPADRLITIVRAAPGADGYGPAARQGTASGRSSLPGGVSPMTPARRTDD, translated from the coding sequence GTGATGCTGCCCACGCAGGACGCGGCGGCCCGCGAGGCACCCGAGAGCCGGTCCCACCACGTGCTCCTGCCGCGCCGCGCGCCGGCCGCCCCACTGCGCCAGGTGGTCCGCCGCATCCTGATGGCCCTGCTGGTCCTGGCCGTGACCGTACTGATCGTCTGGATCGACCGCGACGAGTACCACGACAACGCCGACGGCTCGGTGGACTTCCTGGACTGCGTCTACTACGCCACCGTCACGCTCTCCACCACCGGTTACGGTGACATCGTCCCGTACGGCGACAACGCCCGGCTGCTGAACATCCTGCTGATCACGCCGCTGCGTATCCTTTTCCTGATCATCCTGGTCGGCACCACTCTTGAGGTCCTCACCGAGCGCACCCGCGAGCAGTTGCGACTGAACCGCTGGAGAAACGCCTTGCGCGATCACACCGTCGTCATCGGCTTCGGCACCAAGGGGCGTTCGGCCGTCCAGACGCTGCGCGCCACCGGCCTGACGCGCGAGCGCATCGTCATCGTCGACCCGAACCCCAAGGTGATCGAGTCGGCCGTCGCCGAGGGGCTCGCGGGGGTGGTCGGCGACGCCACCCGCAGTGACGTACTCGTACGGGCCGAGATCCAGCGGGCCGCCCAGATCGTCATCGCCACCCAGCGGGACGACACCGCCGTACTGGTCACGTTGACGGCGCGTCAGCTCAACAAGAAGGCCAATATCGTCGCGGCCGTACGGGAGGAGGAGAACGCGCCGTTGCTGCGCCAGTCCGGCGCCGACGCCGTGATCACCTCCGCCAGCGCCGCCGGCCGGCTGCTCGGCCTGTCGGTGCACAGCCCCAGCGCCGGTACGGTCATAGAGGACCTGATCCAGCAGGGCAGCGGCCTGGACCTGGTGGAACGGCCCGTGGTGAAGGCCGAGGTGGGCAAGTCGGTCCGGGAGACCGACGACCTGGTCGTCTCGGTGCTGCGCGGGCACCGCCTCCTGGGGTACGACGATCCCGCGGCGAGCCCACTCCAGCCCGCCGACCGCCTGATCACCATCGTCCGCGCCGCTCCAGGGGCCGACGGTTACGGACCGGCCGCCCGGCAGGGCACCGCCTCCGGCCGGTCCTCGCTCCCGGGCGGCGTCTCGCCCATGACCCCGGCACGCCGTACGGACGACTGA